Proteins encoded together in one Terriglobus saanensis SP1PR4 window:
- a CDS encoding glucoamylase family protein: MNSTIDENFNRTQGAEQREMLQAEADHFIATYGTSFQPLGAQGTDHYWKYFSDSYHALLEVPANKDADDASFATKEIDHRQKLILENGRLLRGEYREIKAVRRFWKELPAATDKSGILKPRIVLLATAFLEATNDDWTKESWSFFVKEIEGREALLGDEIWALVSVLKVALLERFMFHAGSETDTHLQHTEGSQLHRMGRCLKSMERLGQLDWPRYLGTLIGYESVLREDPSGTYPSMEQDSREHYQKAVAEIAHRADFSEMQVAKAALELARNAPEDISPAGFKLRHIGYYLVGAGRPQLLRRVGYHPRLSQRLEVFLRKHADYFYIGGIILVTEFLLAAIILPHISRHASMTGLVFGMLLMVLPASQTATDLLNNLVTLAFPAKALPKWDFSKGVPSECATLVAVPTLLTSVTQVERLVEEIEVRYLANRDPNIHFALLTDLPDSLTQPAEKDGSPLVDYAVSLIEKLNERYAKEQHGTFLLLHRHRIFDFRQGVWMGWERKRGKLLDLNKLIRGEHDAFPVKSMTLNDLHGIRYVITLDSDTQLPRGAAHRLIGTMAHPLNRAVVDPKDKIVRQGYGILQPRVDVSVHSANHSRLASLQSGESGMDPYSRAVSDVYQDLYGEAIFTGKGIYDVAVLHEILDKRFPRGALLSHDLIEGAYARVGLVSDVEVIDDYPSHYSAWTRRRHRWVRGDWQIVQWLFDRVPNEENRMVNNPISNTSRWKILDNLRRSLVETSTFVLLLVGLFALPTERVFWTACVLVLLFLSAYSQLFLALSIAVWKGNWKAVGKAFSASVSSQAVVLISLAFLPSQVLTTIDAIIRSMFRRFVSGEKLLEWETAEQAESGTSTAASDTYLKLTPVLAIILAVLLVLQSHHGLWICLPILALWVFTGPLMRWLDGRPSTKFVLSSPQEKFLRHVALRTWRYFAEFSTAENNWLIPDNVQEGDLRQADRISPTNVGLLLNARQAALAFGYLTLPEFTSLTAKTLDSFARMPKHLGHIFNFHDTSTLAMMDPPMVTTVDSGNLCASLISLRMGALEQLKQPLVSSVLQNGLRDCQGVLESMNASTSARLFVIPEDADALDAMEHLSQLSLSVHLSQVEERDSDTAWWTRQVDERLQAAQSYLSRYMPWLLAKYAPLRRSTLKAFDASMRSVTLTDITSLMDQIEADLKRLAPPRAEEEQSAGLAEALLAQIAEARIEVASMIADLERIAEQAQDLLLATDFCHLQSPDRELLSIGFTPKDGTLDSSCFDLLASEARMAVFVAIAKGDIPQQTWFRLGRNQVRAFGRSVLLSWTGTMFEYLMPTLWMESYPNTMLWRSLHSIVCVQEEYAKRRRIPWGISESGYSQTDAWGNYLYHAFGVPLVALKYGAEAGPVISPYSTCLALEFEPEAALRNLSRMQKMGWIGSFGFYEAADYSSASASRRHPDCVLVKSWMVHHQGMSLMAICNLLNDRLFQRAFHAAPMVRATERLLHERPQIGQEEQS; the protein is encoded by the coding sequence ATGAATTCAACGATCGATGAAAACTTCAATCGAACCCAAGGAGCCGAGCAGCGCGAGATGCTGCAGGCCGAGGCAGACCACTTTATTGCGACCTACGGCACATCGTTTCAGCCGCTGGGAGCACAGGGCACGGACCACTACTGGAAGTACTTTTCTGATAGTTACCACGCTCTTCTTGAAGTACCCGCCAACAAAGATGCGGACGACGCGTCTTTCGCCACCAAAGAGATCGACCACCGCCAGAAGCTGATTCTTGAAAATGGCCGATTGTTGCGTGGCGAGTATCGAGAGATTAAAGCCGTCAGGCGCTTCTGGAAAGAGCTTCCTGCAGCAACCGACAAGTCCGGCATCCTCAAGCCCCGTATTGTACTTCTTGCGACCGCCTTTCTCGAGGCCACAAACGACGACTGGACCAAGGAAAGCTGGTCGTTCTTTGTTAAAGAAATAGAGGGCCGCGAAGCTCTGCTGGGAGATGAGATCTGGGCACTCGTGTCTGTGCTCAAAGTGGCCCTGCTGGAACGATTCATGTTCCACGCCGGAAGCGAGACCGACACCCACTTGCAGCACACAGAAGGCTCCCAACTCCACCGGATGGGACGTTGCCTCAAGAGCATGGAGCGGCTCGGTCAGCTCGACTGGCCTCGCTACCTCGGAACACTCATCGGCTACGAGTCGGTGCTCCGCGAAGATCCTTCAGGCACGTATCCCTCGATGGAGCAGGACAGCAGGGAACACTACCAGAAGGCCGTCGCCGAAATCGCACACAGGGCTGATTTCTCCGAGATGCAGGTCGCGAAGGCCGCGCTGGAACTTGCGCGCAACGCGCCGGAAGACATCTCTCCCGCAGGTTTCAAGCTGAGGCACATTGGCTACTACCTCGTCGGTGCGGGACGTCCGCAGCTTCTTCGGCGGGTAGGCTACCACCCGCGCCTATCTCAGCGTCTTGAAGTCTTTCTCAGGAAGCACGCCGACTACTTCTATATCGGCGGCATCATTCTGGTGACAGAATTCCTGCTCGCCGCCATCATTCTGCCGCATATCAGTCGCCACGCCTCCATGACGGGACTCGTGTTTGGCATGTTGCTGATGGTGTTGCCCGCGAGCCAGACCGCAACCGACCTTCTCAACAACCTGGTAACGCTGGCCTTCCCTGCGAAGGCTCTGCCCAAGTGGGATTTCAGCAAAGGCGTTCCCTCGGAGTGTGCCACGCTCGTCGCTGTTCCTACCTTATTGACCTCAGTCACCCAGGTAGAACGGCTTGTGGAAGAGATCGAAGTTCGCTATCTCGCGAATCGCGATCCCAATATTCACTTTGCCCTGTTGACCGATCTTCCGGATTCGTTGACGCAGCCTGCGGAAAAAGACGGTAGCCCGCTCGTGGACTACGCTGTTTCGCTAATCGAAAAGCTCAATGAACGATACGCAAAAGAACAGCACGGTACCTTTCTTCTGCTTCACCGGCATCGTATCTTCGACTTCCGGCAGGGCGTATGGATGGGTTGGGAGCGCAAGCGCGGCAAGCTGCTCGACCTCAACAAGCTGATCCGCGGAGAGCACGATGCTTTCCCCGTAAAGTCGATGACACTGAACGACCTCCACGGCATCCGCTATGTCATCACGCTCGACAGCGACACGCAGCTGCCCCGTGGAGCGGCGCATCGCCTCATCGGCACGATGGCGCATCCTCTCAACCGCGCCGTGGTCGATCCGAAAGACAAAATCGTGCGGCAGGGATACGGCATTCTGCAGCCACGCGTGGACGTCAGCGTGCACTCGGCGAACCATTCCCGACTGGCGTCGCTGCAGTCGGGTGAGAGCGGCATGGACCCGTACTCGCGCGCTGTCTCTGATGTCTATCAGGACCTCTACGGTGAAGCGATCTTCACCGGCAAGGGCATCTACGATGTCGCGGTACTTCACGAAATCCTCGACAAGCGTTTTCCACGCGGTGCGTTGCTGAGCCACGACCTCATTGAAGGCGCGTACGCACGTGTCGGTCTGGTCAGCGATGTCGAAGTGATTGACGACTATCCCTCGCACTACAGCGCCTGGACGCGTCGGCGTCATCGCTGGGTGCGTGGCGACTGGCAGATTGTGCAGTGGCTCTTCGATCGTGTTCCCAACGAAGAAAACCGCATGGTCAACAACCCCATCTCAAATACCTCGCGATGGAAGATCCTGGACAACCTGCGACGCAGTCTCGTGGAAACCTCCACCTTTGTTCTGTTGCTGGTGGGCCTGTTCGCCCTGCCCACGGAAAGAGTGTTCTGGACAGCATGCGTTCTTGTGCTTCTCTTCCTGTCTGCCTACTCACAACTCTTTTTAGCGCTGAGCATCGCCGTTTGGAAGGGAAACTGGAAGGCGGTAGGCAAGGCATTCTCCGCCAGCGTTTCGTCGCAGGCCGTTGTCCTGATCTCGCTCGCCTTCCTGCCCTCGCAGGTTCTCACCACAATCGATGCCATCATTCGGTCGATGTTCCGACGCTTCGTCTCGGGAGAGAAACTTCTCGAATGGGAGACAGCAGAACAGGCAGAGTCAGGCACGTCTACGGCCGCTTCCGATACGTATCTAAAACTAACGCCTGTACTCGCAATCATTCTGGCCGTGCTTCTGGTGTTGCAGAGCCACCACGGTCTCTGGATCTGCCTGCCCATCCTCGCTCTCTGGGTCTTTACAGGCCCGCTCATGCGCTGGCTGGATGGAAGACCTTCGACCAAATTTGTCCTAAGTTCGCCACAGGAGAAGTTCCTGCGACATGTCGCTCTCCGCACCTGGAGATACTTTGCCGAGTTCAGCACAGCAGAGAACAACTGGCTGATCCCCGACAACGTACAGGAAGGCGATCTGCGGCAGGCAGATCGCATCTCGCCAACGAACGTTGGTCTTCTCTTGAATGCGCGACAGGCTGCGCTTGCGTTCGGCTATCTCACCCTGCCGGAGTTCACCTCTCTTACCGCGAAGACGCTCGACTCCTTTGCGCGCATGCCCAAACACCTCGGACATATCTTCAACTTTCACGATACGTCGACGCTCGCCATGATGGACCCTCCCATGGTGACGACCGTCGATAGCGGCAATCTCTGCGCTTCGCTCATCTCGCTGCGCATGGGAGCACTGGAGCAACTCAAGCAGCCACTGGTCTCCAGTGTTCTGCAGAACGGCCTGCGCGACTGTCAGGGCGTGCTCGAATCGATGAATGCCTCCACGTCCGCACGTCTCTTCGTTATTCCCGAAGACGCGGATGCGCTGGACGCGATGGAGCATCTGTCTCAACTCAGCCTCTCCGTACATCTCTCACAAGTAGAAGAACGGGACAGCGACACCGCATGGTGGACACGCCAGGTCGACGAACGTTTACAGGCTGCCCAGAGTTACCTGAGCCGATACATGCCGTGGCTTCTCGCAAAATATGCGCCTCTGCGCCGATCCACGTTGAAGGCGTTCGATGCGTCCATGCGTTCTGTAACGCTGACGGATATCACTTCGCTCATGGATCAGATCGAAGCCGATCTCAAACGTCTCGCACCACCGAGAGCCGAAGAGGAGCAGTCCGCTGGACTTGCGGAAGCTCTGCTTGCACAGATCGCAGAAGCACGCATCGAAGTCGCTTCTATGATTGCAGACCTGGAAAGAATTGCGGAACAGGCGCAGGATCTTCTGCTCGCAACCGACTTCTGCCATCTGCAAAGTCCGGATCGAGAGTTGCTCTCCATCGGCTTCACACCAAAAGACGGGACGCTTGATTCTTCCTGCTTCGATTTGCTCGCTTCCGAAGCACGCATGGCGGTCTTCGTGGCCATCGCCAAGGGCGACATTCCACAGCAGACATGGTTCCGCCTGGGAAGAAATCAGGTGCGTGCCTTCGGACGCTCGGTACTGCTTTCGTGGACGGGCACGATGTTCGAATATCTGATGCCGACGCTATGGATGGAGAGCTATCCGAACACGATGCTCTGGCGGTCGCTGCATAGTATCGTGTGCGTACAGGAAGAGTATGCAAAACGGCGCCGCATTCCGTGGGGTATCTCGGAGTCTGGTTACAGCCAGACCGATGCCTGGGGCAACTACCTTTACCACGCGTTCGGTGTGCCTTTGGTCGCGCTCAAATACGGAGCTGAAGCAGGGCCTGTGATCTCGCCCTACTCCACCTGCCTGGCACTTGAGTTTGAGCCTGAAGCTGCGCTTCGCAATCTCAGCCGCATGCAGAAGATGGGCTGGATCGGGAGCTTCGGATTCTATGAAGCCGCGGACTACAGCAGCGCTTCAGCGTCGCGACGTCATCCGGACTGCGTTCTGGTGAAGTCGTGGATGGTGCATCATCAGGGCATGTCCTTGATGGCGATCTGCAATCTCTTGAATGATCGCTTGTTCCAGAGAGCGTTTCATGCCGCGCCGATGGTTCGCGCTACAGAACGTCTTCTACATGAACGGCCACAGATTGGGCAGGAAGAGCAAAGCTAG
- a CDS encoding YqcI/YcgG family protein, whose product MIRVAPQNWMDRVLDQGKLGITPKETWKHIAYEEYRAKLRAPEYPCFFGQGGELRGEMIYTFIPNKKLQDLVTSMRRFVDLVQTPEHERSSLVAFFEPDPSISDHAAFVTRFWQTLQFLHEHDPDPSTERTPEDPLWEFSFEHCEMFVVGASPTYRIRRSRNLGPGLVFVFQPRFLFIDPMTSRPIAAEVRRRIHARMLAYDGMPVHPNIGFYGEPANREWKQYALPDDNGPEIGICPFHVGTRQGSL is encoded by the coding sequence ATGATCCGTGTCGCACCCCAGAATTGGATGGATCGGGTTCTCGATCAAGGAAAGCTCGGCATCACTCCCAAGGAAACCTGGAAGCACATCGCGTATGAGGAATATCGGGCTAAGCTTCGCGCTCCTGAGTATCCCTGTTTCTTCGGACAAGGTGGCGAGTTGCGCGGCGAGATGATCTATACCTTCATCCCCAACAAGAAACTCCAAGACCTCGTCACCAGCATGCGGCGGTTCGTCGACCTCGTTCAGACCCCCGAGCATGAACGCTCCAGTCTGGTCGCATTCTTTGAACCAGATCCTTCGATTTCGGATCATGCCGCCTTCGTCACTCGTTTTTGGCAGACGCTGCAATTCCTTCATGAACATGATCCCGACCCGTCAACGGAAAGAACACCTGAAGATCCTCTCTGGGAGTTCTCCTTCGAGCATTGCGAGATGTTTGTTGTTGGAGCCTCCCCTACCTACCGAATCCGCCGCAGCAGGAACCTCGGTCCCGGGCTCGTATTCGTCTTCCAGCCGAGGTTTCTCTTCATCGATCCGATGACATCGCGGCCCATCGCCGCGGAGGTTCGGCGGCGCATTCACGCGCGCATGCTGGCCTATGACGGAATGCCGGTGCATCCCAACATAGGATTCTATGGCGAACCAGCCAACAGAGAATGGAAGCAGTACGCACTCCCGGATGACAATGGGCCGGAGATAGGAATCTGTCCATTCCATGTAGGCACCAGGCAAGGATCGCTATAA
- the bioB gene encoding biotin synthase BioB, which produces MNPLLERALELYHLPLFELIDQAHQVHRQCHDPADVQRCVLLSIKTGGCPEDCGYCSQSAHHATNVPRLPLLTIDEVRTAAQHAKERGATRFCMGAAWRSAPYGEPFERVLGMVREVKSFGLEACATLGMLDQEQAHRLKEAGLDAYNHNLDTSREFYGQVITTRTFDDRLRTIEAVRKAGITVCCGGILGLGESEIDRCGLLAELAAMQPQPESVPINLLVPIEGTPLRSADPVKSTDLIRVIAVARILMPQSRVRLSAGRLSLNHEAQLLAFFAGANSIFIGDKLLTTPNATEHDDQRLLAEVGA; this is translated from the coding sequence ATGAATCCGCTTCTTGAACGCGCGTTAGAGCTCTATCATCTTCCACTTTTCGAATTGATCGATCAGGCACATCAGGTGCACCGGCAATGCCATGATCCTGCCGACGTTCAACGCTGCGTGTTGCTTTCCATCAAGACAGGTGGCTGCCCGGAGGATTGCGGCTATTGTTCACAGTCGGCCCACCACGCTACGAATGTGCCGCGCCTGCCTCTGCTCACAATTGACGAAGTCCGAACCGCGGCGCAACACGCGAAAGAGCGCGGAGCAACCCGCTTCTGCATGGGAGCGGCCTGGAGAAGCGCTCCCTATGGCGAGCCCTTCGAACGAGTTCTCGGCATGGTTCGAGAGGTCAAGTCCTTCGGACTTGAAGCATGTGCAACCCTGGGAATGCTGGATCAGGAACAGGCACATCGCTTGAAAGAAGCAGGTCTCGATGCCTACAACCACAACCTGGATACAAGCCGCGAGTTCTACGGACAGGTCATCACCACGCGAACCTTCGACGACCGCCTCCGCACCATTGAAGCAGTGCGCAAAGCTGGAATCACTGTCTGCTGCGGGGGGATTCTGGGGCTGGGAGAAAGTGAAATCGATCGTTGCGGGCTTCTCGCGGAGCTTGCAGCGATGCAGCCGCAGCCGGAATCGGTCCCGATCAACCTTTTAGTTCCGATTGAAGGAACGCCGCTCCGGTCTGCCGATCCCGTGAAGAGCACCGACCTGATACGAGTCATTGCCGTAGCGCGCATCCTCATGCCGCAGTCACGTGTGCGCCTGTCCGCAGGCCGTCTTTCACTCAATCATGAAGCACAGCTTCTCGCGTTCTTTGCAGGAGCGAACTCCATCTTTATCGGCGATAAACTCCTGACCACCCCAAACGCGACAGAGCATGACGATCAGCGTCTCCTTGCCGAGGTGGGAGCCTGA
- a CDS encoding sterol desaturase family protein yields the protein MVKLPASSLTTLSTHSTLGTIQAFLNKLGLGQNHYILSLWVFFAACGVAELCISFLICTPLERFWPLTSWQKRNSIAADVSYAFFVRIVLFPLIAYFEYNWLRQSLEGFLRIHDLATPSLSRLLPARVAWPTLTFVLNFAVLDLADYWRHRISHRVSWWYGIHSLHHAEEQLTFWSDDRSHVLEDTITYVWLIAVALVIGVPGMQFPFLILCFRLLGSISHANTRMDYGWLGSYIFVSPQFHRTHHALKAAGRRSTNFGTALSLWDVLFGTARFGDHTIETGDAGAEPALVNGSWGEQQLAGLRRMMRLGRRSKVSPTRTAS from the coding sequence ATGGTGAAACTTCCAGCCAGCTCTTTGACTACGCTGAGCACCCATTCCACTCTCGGCACGATCCAGGCGTTCCTGAACAAACTGGGTCTCGGACAGAATCACTACATACTGTCGCTCTGGGTCTTCTTCGCCGCGTGCGGGGTCGCAGAGTTGTGTATCAGCTTTCTGATCTGTACTCCTCTGGAACGCTTCTGGCCTCTTACGAGTTGGCAGAAACGTAACTCGATTGCGGCTGACGTCTCCTATGCGTTCTTCGTCCGCATCGTTCTCTTTCCGCTGATTGCTTACTTCGAATACAACTGGCTCCGCCAAAGTCTGGAAGGATTTCTTCGCATCCATGATCTGGCAACGCCGTCGCTTTCGCGGTTACTTCCCGCTCGCGTTGCTTGGCCGACGTTGACTTTCGTACTCAACTTCGCCGTTCTTGATCTTGCCGACTACTGGCGCCATCGGATCTCGCATCGGGTTAGCTGGTGGTATGGCATTCACTCTTTGCACCATGCGGAAGAGCAGTTGACCTTCTGGTCGGATGACCGGTCGCATGTCCTTGAGGACACCATCACGTATGTCTGGTTGATTGCTGTCGCCCTGGTCATTGGCGTCCCCGGAATGCAATTCCCATTCCTCATCCTCTGCTTCCGGCTTCTGGGCAGCATTTCACATGCAAATACGCGTATGGATTATGGCTGGCTAGGTAGTTACATCTTTGTCTCCCCTCAGTTCCATCGCACCCACCATGCCTTGAAGGCGGCCGGACGTCGCAGCACAAACTTCGGCACGGCATTATCTCTCTGGGACGTTCTCTTCGGCACTGCCAGGTTCGGAGACCACACGATAGAGACCGGCGATGCGGGCGCCGAACCTGCACTCGTCAACGGATCCTGGGGCGAGCAGCAGTTGGCGGGCTTGCGCCGCATGATGCGTCTAGGCCGCCGCAGCAAAGTATCGCCAACAAGGACAGCGTCATGA
- a CDS encoding TetR/AcrR family transcriptional regulator: MARTKEFDQEEALDAAMHLFWEHGYEATSIQELVEATGVQRQSLYDTFGSKHELFLQSLMRYQSLGGHHLSELTKKHPKGGLPLIRAIFKSCASQTVCDARGCFAANSAAELGSSDEAVAERVRIGRDGLEEVFELCLVQARDARELKNSSSVSALAQFLVNAFFGLRLMAKTRPSKAMIDNVVSVTLAALS; this comes from the coding sequence ATGGCACGCACAAAGGAGTTCGATCAAGAAGAGGCTCTGGATGCCGCCATGCACCTGTTCTGGGAGCACGGCTACGAAGCGACTTCCATTCAAGAGCTGGTTGAAGCAACCGGTGTCCAGCGCCAAAGCCTCTATGACACCTTTGGATCGAAGCATGAGCTGTTTCTGCAAAGCCTCATGCGGTATCAGTCGTTGGGCGGGCACCATCTAAGCGAGCTCACAAAGAAGCACCCCAAAGGCGGCTTACCGCTTATCCGAGCGATTTTTAAAAGTTGTGCTTCCCAGACGGTCTGTGATGCGCGCGGATGCTTTGCCGCGAACTCCGCTGCGGAGCTGGGGAGTTCGGACGAGGCCGTCGCAGAGAGAGTTCGGATTGGGCGCGATGGGCTGGAAGAAGTGTTCGAGCTCTGTTTGGTGCAAGCGAGGGACGCTCGCGAACTCAAGAATTCATCTTCTGTTTCTGCGCTGGCGCAGTTCCTGGTCAATGCCTTTTTCGGTCTTCGGCTCATGGCGAAGACGCGACCCTCTAAAGCAATGATCGATAACGTGGTGTCAGTCACGCTGGCCGCACTGAGTTAA
- a CDS encoding chorismate mutase — MSIAIVAFAVVSISNVHAQSSTPIDRLQPLVEASAQRLALADQVALAKWDSGMPIEDATREASVIAGAVKSGESKDLDSVSVANFFKAQIESNKIVQYGLLAKWRRSGGAPKHAPIDLVATIRPQLDWIQIALVTALAETKAMRSDPACKDDVAKAVGKYLALHKRNADALHAIALDRSLAATCAR, encoded by the coding sequence ATGTCTATTGCGATTGTCGCTTTTGCGGTAGTCAGCATCTCCAATGTGCATGCACAATCAAGCACTCCGATCGACCGGTTGCAACCGCTGGTCGAGGCATCCGCCCAGAGGCTCGCTCTTGCCGACCAGGTTGCCCTGGCGAAATGGGATAGTGGCATGCCGATCGAGGACGCAACCCGCGAGGCGAGTGTTATCGCCGGAGCAGTCAAGTCAGGCGAATCCAAGGATCTGGATTCTGTTTCTGTGGCCAATTTCTTCAAGGCACAAATTGAATCGAACAAAATTGTTCAGTATGGACTGCTTGCGAAGTGGCGTCGTTCTGGAGGCGCCCCTAAACATGCACCCATCGATTTAGTTGCGACGATTCGTCCACAGCTGGATTGGATACAGATAGCGCTCGTGACAGCGTTGGCAGAGACGAAGGCGATGCGTTCAGATCCCGCTTGTAAAGACGACGTAGCGAAAGCTGTTGGGAAGTATCTCGCGCTGCACAAGCGCAACGCCGACGCTCTTCATGCAATTGCTTTGGATCGCTCGCTTGCAGCAACGTGTGCACGATAA
- a CDS encoding TonB-dependent receptor plug domain-containing protein, with product MRRSVLLIASLVSACAEARQKPAFPFVDITIVVLGSPIPVSEQESARAVVSLDAQRAPLAFHQIEDYLRTDSSVDIQQRGGGGIMADISVRGASFEQTLVLVNGLRMDNAETAHFNLDLPIPLFTIERLDVLHGDGSTLYGSDAIGGVVDVRTVTPADTSLRLKTGVGSFGENEQAMLASIAKKNWSDVLAGDREFSTGFMTGRDYRTENASNELRFASVLGHSDMLIAGDDRAFGANQFYGPYDSWERTKGWFAALTQQFNPNTQVSASYRRHSDIYLLERDEPTGYKNQHIDDGFEGAVRDQRVLAKNLTLATGLEEDTDQIVSTNLGQHGRNRGAGYAVAEWLQPGRGSLSLGAREEVFDGGGSVFSPMFSATRWLPHKTSLHASIGHGFRIPTFLDLYYSDPSTLGNPNLKPESAWNFDAGVSWFPKPQVTASITVFYARQHNTIDYTRASEADPWHASNLPGVCFTGVEASVAWQPLSRERLTVSWTNLVGAQSALHGLQSEYVFNYPINNARLTWTQQISSQVVLNTRFGVLQRFEKNPYAVWDVSLVRQLGRIRPYLQMTNLTNTGYEEIVNVRMPPRGFVGGFEIVLRKPRSGS from the coding sequence ATGCGCCGCTCAGTCTTGTTGATCGCGTCTCTCGTGTCGGCCTGCGCTGAAGCACGGCAAAAGCCAGCGTTCCCTTTCGTCGATATAACCATCGTCGTTCTCGGCAGCCCGATACCGGTCTCCGAACAAGAGTCTGCACGCGCCGTGGTAAGCCTGGACGCGCAACGTGCTCCGCTTGCATTCCACCAGATCGAAGACTATCTCCGCACCGATTCTTCGGTGGACATCCAGCAACGGGGCGGCGGCGGAATCATGGCGGACATATCCGTACGAGGCGCATCCTTTGAGCAGACGCTGGTGCTGGTTAACGGTCTTCGCATGGACAACGCGGAGACGGCTCATTTCAACCTGGACTTACCGATCCCGCTCTTTACCATTGAGCGTCTCGACGTGCTGCACGGCGACGGATCAACACTGTACGGTTCCGATGCAATTGGAGGTGTCGTCGATGTCCGCACCGTCACACCTGCCGATACGTCTCTTCGCTTGAAGACAGGAGTCGGAAGCTTCGGCGAGAACGAGCAGGCGATGCTTGCTTCGATCGCGAAGAAGAACTGGAGCGACGTTCTCGCCGGAGACCGCGAGTTCTCGACAGGTTTCATGACCGGCCGTGACTATCGAACCGAAAACGCCAGCAACGAACTTCGATTTGCCTCGGTGCTCGGTCACAGCGACATGCTCATCGCGGGAGATGATCGAGCCTTTGGTGCCAATCAGTTTTACGGTCCCTATGATTCATGGGAAAGAACGAAGGGATGGTTTGCAGCCCTCACGCAACAGTTCAACCCCAACACGCAGGTCTCGGCTTCCTACCGCCGGCATTCCGATATTTACCTGCTGGAGCGCGATGAGCCCACGGGGTATAAAAATCAACACATCGATGACGGCTTTGAGGGAGCGGTTCGTGATCAGCGAGTCCTCGCAAAAAATCTGACGCTCGCCACCGGCCTTGAAGAAGATACGGACCAGATTGTCAGCACCAACCTTGGACAACACGGCAGAAACCGTGGTGCAGGCTATGCGGTCGCCGAATGGCTGCAACCGGGCCGTGGCTCACTTTCGCTTGGAGCACGCGAAGAAGTCTTCGATGGAGGCGGCTCTGTGTTCAGTCCGATGTTTTCCGCGACGCGCTGGCTTCCCCACAAGACATCACTGCACGCCTCCATTGGCCATGGCTTTCGCATCCCCACCTTCCTCGATCTCTATTACAGCGATCCCTCTACGCTCGGCAATCCAAACCTCAAACCGGAATCGGCTTGGAACTTTGATGCGGGAGTGAGTTGGTTTCCGAAGCCTCAGGTGACGGCAAGCATCACAGTCTTCTACGCGCGACAGCACAACACCATCGACTACACCCGCGCTTCCGAGGCAGATCCATGGCATGCAAGCAATCTTCCTGGTGTATGCTTCACGGGCGTTGAGGCGTCCGTCGCATGGCAGCCGCTTTCCAGGGAACGCCTCACTGTCAGTTGGACCAATCTCGTCGGGGCGCAAAGCGCACTGCACGGTCTCCAGTCCGAATATGTCTTCAACTACCCCATCAACAATGCTCGCCTTACTTGGACGCAGCAGATCTCATCGCAGGTGGTGTTGAATACTCGCTTCGGAGTGCTTCAGCGGTTCGAGAAGAACCCTTATGCAGTCTGGGACGTTTCGTTGGTGCGCCAACTGGGACGGATTCGCCCATATCTGCAAATGACCAATCTAACCAACACCGGCTATGAGGAGATCGTAAACGTGCGTATGCCGCCGCGAGGGTTCGTCGGCGGATTCGAGATTGTCCTTCGAAAGCCGCGAAGCGGATCCTGA